A single window of Butyricicoccus intestinisimiae DNA harbors:
- the mltG gene encoding endolytic transglycosylase MltG, translating into MKSNKKKKKRIGGTIKYLVTIFVISAVLAGSGILLSNDLFALAKPDKDITVTIPEDATVGEVSKLLDKSGVIHYGSLFHLFTSTVYKDVEFRPGMWTLNSNMDYRAIVNQIRLTSKSTVTVTIPEGYTVNEIVDTLVKNGLSSKQELQSALQNDTFNYDFLPDDLGNQTNRLEGYLFPDTYEFYLSDSADTIINKMLGNFENKLNDASNGKSLAQICKEKDLSVSDMVIIASITQKESVNSEDMYNVSSVIHNRLNNASEYPYLNMDTTVVYAVGHKNLTKADLKSDSPYNTYTSKGLPPGSICNPGMDALEAAANPNQTDYYYFVADDAGTKHLYAKTLADHNKNIAQLEAEAKSN; encoded by the coding sequence ATGAAATCGAACAAAAAAAAGAAAAAGCGTATCGGCGGTACCATCAAGTATCTGGTGACGATTTTTGTCATTTCCGCCGTGCTGGCAGGAAGCGGTATTTTGCTGAGCAATGACCTCTTTGCCCTTGCAAAGCCGGACAAAGACATCACAGTTACCATTCCGGAGGATGCAACGGTGGGCGAGGTATCCAAGCTGCTGGATAAAAGCGGCGTGATTCATTACGGCTCGTTGTTCCATCTGTTTACCAGCACAGTTTATAAAGACGTTGAGTTCCGTCCGGGTATGTGGACGCTCAACTCCAACATGGACTACCGCGCCATTGTTAACCAGATTCGTCTGACCAGTAAGAGCACGGTGACTGTCACCATTCCGGAAGGCTATACCGTCAACGAAATTGTTGATACACTGGTTAAAAACGGACTCAGCTCCAAGCAGGAGCTTCAGTCTGCACTGCAGAACGATACGTTTAACTACGATTTCCTGCCGGACGATCTGGGCAATCAGACCAATCGGTTGGAGGGATACCTGTTCCCGGATACATATGAATTTTATCTCAGCGATTCTGCGGATACGATCATCAACAAGATGCTCGGCAACTTTGAAAACAAGCTCAATGATGCATCCAACGGCAAGAGCCTGGCGCAGATCTGCAAGGAAAAGGATTTGTCCGTCTCTGACATGGTAATTATCGCGTCGATCACACAGAAGGAATCCGTCAATTCCGAGGACATGTACAACGTATCCAGTGTCATCCACAACCGATTGAACAATGCATCCGAATATCCGTATCTGAACATGGACACGACGGTTGTATACGCAGTCGGACACAAAAATCTGACCAAAGCAGATTTGAAATCGGACAGCCCGTATAACACGTATACATCCAAGGGACTGCCGCCGGGATCGATTTGCAATCCGGGTATGGATGCACTCGAGGCGGCGGCAAACCCGAACCAGACCGATTATTATTACTTTGTCGCAGATGATGCCGGAACCAAGCATTTGTATGCAAAGACACTGGCAGACCACAACAAAAACATTGCTCAGCTCGAAGCAGAAGCGAAATCTAATTA
- a CDS encoding CPBP family intramembrane glutamic endopeptidase produces the protein MKNKATILPGLMLFASFVILMVCGMGFDFVFSRFPSLGIVLIELLAFVPPTYCLYKSQDQNFRLNFRWEKQPDKLPVYFGFTVKFALAVSFLSFLSNLVAYVVCGANDIDISAMITTSGAGNHYGFLSFLGIVVFSPIVEELFVRGALFSSFECRAGTVVSIVLSGVCFAMLHGSLLSFVGPLIAGCAYAYLVYMFDSIWPAILAHIINNCYYYIINYLIHLYSSFGIWKYFTFINVILFLLTLYLTLRSLETQIQRGNLRKMKPNPSTKWDAVRDCVVNPGFFIFISSFIIRIVLK, from the coding sequence ATGAAAAATAAAGCAACAATTTTGCCGGGTCTGATGCTGTTCGCCAGCTTTGTCATCTTGATGGTGTGCGGCATGGGATTTGACTTTGTTTTTTCCCGTTTTCCATCCCTTGGCATTGTTCTCATTGAACTTTTAGCGTTTGTTCCGCCGACATATTGCTTGTATAAATCCCAAGATCAAAATTTCCGGCTGAATTTTCGATGGGAAAAGCAGCCGGACAAGCTGCCTGTGTACTTTGGATTTACGGTAAAATTTGCCCTTGCGGTTTCTTTTTTGTCGTTTCTCAGCAATTTGGTCGCTTATGTTGTGTGCGGTGCGAACGACATTGACATCAGCGCGATGATTACGACAAGCGGCGCGGGAAATCATTACGGTTTCCTCAGCTTTCTGGGCATTGTTGTGTTCTCTCCCATTGTGGAAGAATTGTTTGTGCGCGGCGCCTTGTTTTCCTCTTTTGAGTGCAGGGCGGGAACCGTTGTCAGCATCGTGCTGAGCGGTGTCTGCTTTGCCATGCTGCACGGCTCTTTGCTCAGCTTTGTTGGCCCGCTGATTGCCGGCTGTGCCTATGCCTATTTGGTTTACATGTTTGACTCCATCTGGCCAGCAATCCTTGCGCACATCATCAACAACTGTTATTATTACATTATCAATTATCTGATTCATTTGTACAGTTCCTTTGGCATCTGGAAATACTTCACGTTTATCAACGTGATTTTATTCCTGCTGACGCTGTATTTGACGCTGCGTTCGCTGGAAACCCAGATTCAGCGCGGGAATTTACGCAAGATGAAGCCAAATCCATCGACAAAATGGGATGCCGTGCGAGATTGTGTCGTTAATCCGGGATTTTTCATCTTTATTTCCAGCTTTATCATTCGAATTGTCCTAAAATAA
- a CDS encoding 5-formyltetrahydrofolate cyclo-ligase: protein MESRVAEQKKQLRGELLRLRRETPRQQKQAIDRQICQHVINSPEYRQAQTIFAYWSTDEEIDTHAILANARQRGKRVCVPKCLKGHRMIARQICSEADLTEQTFGIPEPGEQCPEIAPEEIDLCLVPALACDASGIRLGYGGGFYDRFLPQTAACRMVLCAQERFLQQVPAEQHDMHCDCVVTENEVMRVYEK, encoded by the coding sequence ATGGAATCGAGAGTCGCTGAGCAAAAGAAGCAGCTGCGCGGCGAGCTGCTGCGGCTGCGCAGAGAGACACCGAGACAGCAAAAACAGGCGATTGACAGACAAATCTGTCAGCACGTGATAAACAGTCCGGAGTATCGGCAGGCGCAAACGATTTTTGCGTACTGGTCGACAGACGAGGAAATCGACACCCATGCGATTCTCGCCAATGCGCGGCAGCGCGGCAAGCGCGTCTGTGTACCCAAATGTTTGAAGGGACATCGCATGATTGCCCGTCAAATCTGCTCGGAAGCGGATTTGACCGAGCAGACATTTGGCATTCCGGAGCCGGGAGAGCAGTGTCCGGAAATCGCACCGGAAGAAATTGACCTGTGTTTGGTGCCTGCGCTCGCCTGCGATGCGTCCGGCATCCGATTGGGATACGGCGGCGGATTTTATGACCGATTTCTCCCGCAGACAGCTGCCTGCCGCATGGTGCTGTGCGCGCAGGAACGATTTTTGCAGCAGGTTCCCGCAGAACAGCACGATATGCACTGCGACTGCGTGGTGACAGAAAACGAGGTGATGCGCGTTTATGAAAAATAA
- a CDS encoding DJ-1/PfpI family protein yields the protein MVYVFHVDGYEDTELIAPLDMLSRAGIPFTRVGVTGKTITSKLGFTIEADITPEQLDLSDCEMIFLPGGPGTKNYFDKPVIDSAIAYCMEHDCYMTAICAAPSVLAAKGVLDGKQAVCHFSVDEKMGKAQVRKDCMVCVDGKIITACGAAASIELGLKMVEVLRGAEAVEKVRHGIESR from the coding sequence ATGGTATATGTTTTTCATGTAGACGGCTATGAGGACACCGAGCTGATTGCACCGCTGGATATGCTGTCCCGTGCGGGCATTCCGTTTACGCGTGTCGGCGTGACCGGAAAGACCATCACGAGCAAGCTCGGTTTTACGATTGAAGCAGACATTACGCCGGAGCAGCTGGATTTGTCCGACTGTGAGATGATTTTTTTGCCGGGTGGTCCCGGAACCAAAAATTATTTCGACAAGCCAGTCATTGACAGTGCGATTGCATATTGCATGGAGCATGACTGCTACATGACCGCCATTTGTGCGGCACCGTCCGTTCTCGCTGCCAAAGGCGTGCTGGACGGAAAACAGGCTGTCTGCCATTTCAGCGTAGACGAGAAGATGGGCAAGGCGCAGGTGCGTAAGGACTGCATGGTATGCGTGGACGGCAAGATCATTACCGCATGCGGCGCGGCGGCATCCATCGAATTGGGACTCAAGATGGTTGAAGTTCTGCGCGGTGCTGAGGCAGTGGAGAAGGTTCGCCATGGAATCGAGAGTCGCTGA
- a CDS encoding GNAT family N-acetyltransferase, with protein sequence MIRFAAQQDLNAVIDLWTRCFPGDEAFREWFFANIYRSDVTLVDEEDGVLCAMVQMLPYQLRDSRGVRPVTYIYGACTAPEYRRQHRMDRLLQASFELDVKQGRAASILIPQEEWLYGFYEQFGYRTAFYVSDRIVTCAETQNTAGTLRRITGADIPALNRLYMQAQDMRLLRSQSDWEQQIALFDALGAGVYGLEQDGTLTAYAFVWNDGADKLWAQEICGVQQDELAQAILHQLHCRTLRLTGAGAKQKLGCIRYHDDTSVQNGYFNLLLN encoded by the coding sequence ATGATTCGATTTGCGGCACAGCAGGACTTGAACGCGGTCATTGATTTATGGACACGCTGCTTCCCAGGTGACGAGGCATTTCGAGAATGGTTCTTTGCGAACATCTATCGTTCGGATGTGACACTCGTTGATGAAGAGGACGGCGTGCTGTGTGCTATGGTGCAAATGCTGCCGTATCAGCTGCGCGACAGCCGCGGTGTGCGTCCGGTGACCTATATTTACGGCGCCTGCACGGCACCGGAGTACCGCAGACAGCACCGCATGGATCGTTTGCTGCAGGCCTCGTTTGAACTGGATGTCAAACAAGGCAGAGCGGCATCTATCCTGATTCCGCAGGAGGAATGGCTGTACGGGTTTTATGAGCAGTTTGGCTATCGAACCGCATTTTATGTATCCGACCGCATCGTTACGTGTGCAGAAACACAGAATACCGCGGGCACGCTGCGCCGCATAACCGGCGCAGATATTCCGGCGCTAAACCGCTTGTATATGCAGGCACAGGATATGCGTCTGCTGCGCTCACAATCGGATTGGGAGCAGCAGATTGCATTGTTCGATGCGCTCGGTGCGGGTGTCTATGGTCTGGAGCAAGATGGGACATTGACCGCGTATGCGTTCGTCTGGAACGATGGCGCCGACAAGCTGTGGGCGCAGGAAATTTGCGGTGTGCAGCAGGATGAGCTGGCACAGGCGATCCTGCACCAGCTGCATTGCCGGACTCTGCGTCTGACAGGTGCAGGTGCAAAGCAAAAATTAGGCTGCATCCGGTATCACGATGACACGTCGGTGCAGAATGGATATTTTAATCTGTTATTGAATTGA
- a CDS encoding DUF2156 domain-containing protein — MLAFHPIRLEDKTEAEACLSKQNYRLCEHCFTDLFIWKDHYNTQICVHEGYLLIKMETFPDKTPMYLSPIGSGDLKRVMLDLEADAEERGIPFTLCCIPEDMIAEFEAVLPGYYMISDYIDGADYIYDVSKMATLSGKKLQSKRNFVNRFKKTYEGRWSYEPITDENKQEAYDFHIHWAQDGDNCPNGLMYSGETCAVSLALNHREALGMQGGILRLDGKVIAFTMGCPVSHDTFVVQLEKAEASIPGAYPMINQQFVQHVMDGYTYVNREDDLGLEGLRKAKLSYHPVMMGKKYMAVKA, encoded by the coding sequence ATGTTAGCATTTCACCCCATTCGATTAGAAGACAAAACAGAAGCAGAGGCTTGCCTGTCCAAGCAGAACTATCGCCTGTGCGAGCACTGCTTCACGGATTTATTTATTTGGAAAGATCATTACAACACGCAGATTTGCGTGCACGAAGGATATTTGCTCATCAAGATGGAAACATTTCCGGATAAAACCCCGATGTATCTCTCTCCGATTGGCTCCGGTGATCTGAAAAGGGTCATGTTGGACTTGGAGGCAGATGCGGAGGAACGCGGCATACCATTCACCCTTTGCTGCATTCCGGAAGATATGATCGCAGAATTTGAGGCGGTTTTGCCGGGATATTATATGATTTCTGATTATATTGACGGCGCAGATTATATCTATGATGTCAGCAAAATGGCAACATTGTCCGGCAAAAAGCTGCAGTCCAAGCGCAATTTTGTCAACCGCTTTAAAAAGACCTACGAGGGCCGCTGGTCATATGAACCCATCACCGATGAAAACAAGCAGGAGGCGTATGACTTCCATATTCACTGGGCGCAGGACGGCGACAATTGTCCGAACGGTCTGATGTACTCCGGTGAAACCTGCGCGGTGTCGCTGGCGCTCAATCATCGAGAAGCGCTCGGTATGCAGGGCGGCATATTGCGTCTGGATGGCAAGGTCATTGCGTTTACGATGGGATGTCCTGTCAGCCATGACACGTTTGTCGTGCAGCTGGAAAAGGCAGAGGCATCGATTCCCGGCGCATATCCGATGATTAACCAGCAGTTTGTGCAGCACGTCATGGACGGGTATACCTACGTCAACCGAGAGGACGATTTGGGTCTGGAAGGACTGCGCAAGGCAAAGCTGTCCTATCATCCGGTCATGATGGGCAAGAAGTACATGGCGGTGAAGGCATGA
- a CDS encoding dTMP kinase, producing MSGKLLVLEGTDASGKSTQFERLCQALDARGIEYRRLVFPRYKEESSALIRMYLGGQFGTHPDDVSAYTASTFFAVDRYASYQTEWKDYYENGGLILADRYTTSNAVHQASKLEGDEQKAFLDWLFDFEYRIMGIPAPDHVFFLDMPTEAVKNLLEHRKGKTQDIHEKDLGYLKQCYQTASQLAEQFGWHRIRCTDGKTIRTIEDISSQLVDEVLHTIL from the coding sequence ATGAGCGGAAAACTGCTGGTTTTAGAGGGAACGGACGCCTCAGGCAAATCCACCCAATTTGAGCGGCTGTGTCAGGCACTGGATGCGCGCGGCATAGAGTACCGCCGTCTGGTGTTCCCGCGCTACAAAGAAGAATCTTCCGCACTCATTCGCATGTATCTGGGCGGGCAGTTCGGTACACATCCGGACGATGTCAGCGCGTACACGGCATCGACGTTCTTTGCTGTGGACAGATATGCATCCTATCAGACAGAGTGGAAAGACTATTATGAAAACGGCGGTCTCATTTTGGCGGATCGCTATACAACCTCCAACGCCGTGCATCAGGCCTCAAAGCTGGAAGGTGACGAACAAAAGGCTTTTCTCGACTGGCTGTTCGACTTTGAATACCGCATCATGGGCATTCCGGCACCGGATCACGTGTTCTTTTTGGATATGCCTACAGAAGCTGTCAAGAATCTGTTGGAGCACCGGAAGGGAAAAACACAGGACATCCACGAAAAAGATCTCGGTTACTTGAAGCAGTGCTATCAAACGGCTTCTCAACTCGCCGAGCAGTTCGGCTGGCACCGCATTCGGTGCACAGACGGCAAAACCATTCGCACAATTGAAGATATTTCGTCACAGCTGGTAGACGAGGTACTTCACACGATTCTCTAA
- the thyX gene encoding FAD-dependent thymidylate synthase, translating to MNVKLIACTPSPEQLISAAAKTCYSAATVDTLLDGLDEQTTQSYLTMLTDIGHESPIEHASFTFAIEGVSRSLLAQITRHRMASFSVQSQRYVKENAFEFVVPHEIEAIPEAKAAFLQAMADDQKMYENLTAILQEKHMQTFLDEGCTEKEARRKAEKKAIEDARYVLPNACATKMVMTANARSLHNFFRLRCCNRAQWEIRELAEEMYKQVCAVAPTLFRKAGPACTCGACSEGKMTCGKAAEVRAKYEKIRQECAK from the coding sequence ATGAATGTGAAACTGATCGCTTGCACCCCGTCTCCGGAACAGCTGATCTCTGCTGCCGCAAAAACCTGCTATTCTGCGGCAACGGTGGATACGCTGCTGGATGGTTTGGATGAACAAACCACACAATCGTATTTGACGATGCTCACGGATATCGGACACGAAAGCCCGATTGAGCACGCTTCGTTTACGTTTGCTATCGAAGGCGTATCCCGCTCTCTGCTGGCACAGATTACGCGCCACCGCATGGCGTCGTTTAGCGTCCAGTCACAGCGTTACGTCAAGGAAAATGCGTTTGAATTCGTCGTTCCGCACGAAATCGAGGCAATTCCGGAAGCAAAAGCGGCATTTTTGCAGGCAATGGCGGATGATCAGAAAATGTATGAGAATCTGACGGCAATTCTGCAAGAGAAGCACATGCAGACCTTTCTGGATGAGGGCTGCACGGAAAAAGAAGCCCGCCGCAAGGCGGAAAAAAAGGCAATTGAGGACGCACGCTATGTGCTGCCGAATGCCTGCGCGACCAAAATGGTCATGACTGCCAATGCACGTTCTCTGCATAACTTCTTCCGTCTGCGCTGCTGCAATCGCGCGCAATGGGAAATCCGTGAATTGGCAGAGGAGATGTACAAGCAGGTTTGCGCGGTTGCACCGACACTGTTCCGCAAGGCAGGTCCTGCCTGCACCTGCGGTGCCTGTTCCGAGGGCAAGATGACCTGCGGAAAAGCTGCGGAAGTCCGCGCCAAGTACGAAAAAATTCGTCAGGAGTGTGCAAAATGA
- a CDS encoding WecB/TagA/CpsF family glycosyltransferase — protein sequence MNKVSILGVKFDAITKQEAVQRAMEAIRQGKKGYVVTPNSEIVYMARNNPQLKKLLNAATLVLSDGIGIVHAAKILKKPLTEKVAGIEFAADLIAEMEKEGRSLFLFGAKPGVAQKAAENLKKKHPNLIINGCRDGYFKSEEQAVQDINAAGHSDVILVCLGAPKQEIFMNTHIDELNGTLLCGLGGSLDVYAGVVERAPDFYVDHGLEWFYRLKKEPWRAKRMAALPKFLLTVIGAKITGKEN from the coding sequence ATGAATAAGGTTTCCATCCTTGGCGTCAAATTCGATGCCATCACCAAGCAAGAAGCAGTCCAGCGGGCAATGGAGGCGATTCGGCAGGGCAAGAAGGGCTATGTCGTCACGCCGAACTCTGAGATTGTATATATGGCACGCAACAATCCGCAGCTCAAAAAGCTGCTCAATGCGGCAACGCTGGTTCTTTCCGACGGCATCGGCATTGTTCATGCTGCAAAGATTTTGAAAAAGCCGCTGACGGAAAAGGTTGCTGGTATCGAATTTGCCGCTGATTTGATTGCGGAAATGGAAAAGGAAGGCAGAAGTCTGTTTCTGTTCGGTGCAAAGCCGGGCGTTGCGCAAAAGGCTGCGGAAAACCTGAAGAAAAAGCACCCGAATCTCATTATCAACGGCTGCCGAGACGGCTACTTTAAGAGTGAGGAGCAGGCGGTTCAGGACATCAATGCCGCCGGTCACTCGGATGTCATTTTGGTTTGCTTGGGTGCACCGAAACAGGAAATCTTTATGAATACGCACATCGACGAGCTCAACGGCACGCTGCTGTGCGGCTTGGGCGGCTCGCTGGATGTCTATGCAGGCGTGGTAGAGCGCGCACCGGACTTCTATGTCGATCATGGTCTGGAGTGGTTCTATCGCCTCAAGAAGGAGCCATGGCGTGCCAAGCGCATGGCTGCGCTGCCGAAGTTCCTGCTCACTGTAATTGGCGCGAAAATCACAGGAAAAGAAAACTAA
- the tyrS gene encoding tyrosine--tRNA ligase, translating to MSQVYEELQARGLIAQCTNEEKVRDLLDNHQTAFYIGFDATADSLHVGHFLQLVVMSRLQKAGHHPIALIGGGTTMIGDPTGKTDMRKMLTKEQIDHNAECFRKQMRRLVDFDNGKATMLNNADWILKFNYMDFLREVGVHFSVNRMLTAECFKTRLEKGLSFIEFNYMLLQSYDFLHLYRTMGCHLELGGDDQWSNIINGADLIRRVDGKDDAYGLTFTLLTTSEGKKMGKTEKGAVWLDPEKTSPYEFFQYWRNINDADVIRVMKMLTFMPLEEIAEYEKLEGAGLNKAKERLAYEITAMVHGKEEAEKAMNAAKAAFSGGASADMPTTALTAEDLTDGEIGAMDLLVKTGLVKSKSEARRTIQQGGLTINDTKVTDVYAAYGADAFAGDGMIIRKGKKSFRKVTL from the coding sequence ATGTCACAAGTTTACGAAGAACTTCAGGCACGCGGCTTAATTGCCCAGTGCACAAACGAAGAAAAAGTCCGCGATCTGCTGGATAACCATCAGACTGCATTCTATATTGGTTTTGACGCAACGGCTGATTCGCTGCACGTCGGCCATTTCCTGCAGCTGGTTGTTATGTCCCGCCTGCAGAAGGCCGGCCACCATCCGATTGCACTGATCGGCGGCGGCACGACCATGATCGGCGATCCGACTGGCAAGACCGATATGCGCAAGATGCTGACCAAGGAGCAAATCGACCACAACGCCGAGTGCTTCCGCAAGCAGATGCGCCGTCTGGTTGATTTTGACAACGGCAAGGCAACCATGCTCAACAACGCGGACTGGATTCTCAAGTTTAACTACATGGACTTCCTGCGTGAAGTGGGCGTGCATTTCTCCGTCAACCGTATGCTGACGGCTGAGTGCTTCAAGACCCGTCTGGAGAAGGGTCTGAGCTTCATTGAGTTCAACTACATGCTGCTGCAGAGCTACGATTTCCTGCATCTGTACCGCACGATGGGCTGCCATCTGGAGCTGGGCGGCGATGACCAGTGGTCGAACATCATCAACGGCGCTGATCTGATTCGCCGCGTAGACGGCAAGGACGATGCATACGGCCTGACCTTTACTCTGCTGACCACTTCTGAGGGCAAGAAGATGGGCAAGACGGAAAAGGGCGCTGTATGGCTGGATCCGGAGAAAACTTCCCCGTATGAGTTCTTCCAGTATTGGAGAAACATCAATGACGCAGACGTCATCCGCGTTATGAAGATGCTGACCTTTATGCCTCTGGAAGAAATCGCAGAGTACGAGAAGCTGGAAGGCGCTGGTCTGAACAAGGCAAAGGAGCGTCTGGCATATGAGATTACAGCCATGGTTCATGGCAAGGAAGAGGCAGAAAAGGCAATGAATGCTGCCAAGGCTGCATTCTCCGGCGGCGCTTCCGCTGATATGCCGACCACCGCGCTGACCGCAGAGGATCTGACCGACGGTGAAATCGGCGCGATGGATCTGCTGGTAAAGACCGGTCTGGTAAAGTCTAAGAGCGAAGCACGCCGCACCATCCAGCAGGGCGGTCTGACCATCAATGACACGAAGGTTACCGACGTGTATGCTGCATACGGTGCAGATGCGTTTGCCGGAGATGGCATGATTATCCGCAAGGGTAAGAAGTCCTTCCGCAAGGTAACCCTGTAA
- the recN gene encoding DNA repair protein RecN: protein MLSLLHIENIAIIEQADIVLQPGFTVLTGETGAGKSIIIDSIGAILGQRTSRELIRSGAKKGFVSAVFEDIPAALKRQLEELGLDTEDDGTVRIQRELSAEGRSVCRVNMRPVSASVLKTLSPYLINIHGQHDGQKLMQEEYHIDFLDSFFEAETLLEQFRPMYAELHTLRSKIRELEKSGQQREQRIDMLRYQIDEIEAAQLQPGEEEMLTERRQFFENAGQLAYSLQAASKLLSGGEEDDGAMDLLSRAADELADVAALSQDLNNLSQKAEEARYQVEDLAASVAMLAADVDFSPKERDAVEERLDVIYRLRRKYGATIEEVLSYHDKASKELGELENADDRKDEMMEEYHRTLTRAREIASELSKRRRQAAEELETKIVAQLKDLDMPKVRISIQVSSQTKLNPHGMDEVRFLISTNPGEPVKPLSKIASGGELSRIMLAIKNVLTQTEDVGTLIFDEIDTGVSGRAAQKIALKLGEISRRKQTLCVTHLPQLAAMGDHHLLIKKSLSEEYTFTDVFSLTEEERVSELARMLSGDAITELSMQNAAELLERAAANKKK, encoded by the coding sequence ATGCTGAGTCTGCTTCACATTGAAAACATTGCTATCATTGAACAGGCAGACATTGTTCTGCAGCCGGGATTTACCGTGCTGACAGGCGAGACGGGTGCCGGCAAATCCATTATTATTGATTCCATCGGCGCGATTTTGGGACAGCGCACCAGCCGCGAACTCATTCGCAGCGGCGCAAAAAAAGGCTTTGTCAGTGCGGTATTTGAAGATATTCCCGCAGCGCTCAAGCGCCAGCTGGAAGAACTGGGCTTGGACACGGAGGATGACGGAACCGTTCGCATCCAGCGCGAGCTGTCGGCAGAAGGGCGCAGCGTGTGCCGTGTCAATATGCGTCCGGTATCTGCGTCTGTGCTCAAAACGCTGAGTCCGTATCTCATCAATATACACGGTCAGCATGACGGTCAGAAGTTGATGCAGGAAGAATATCACATTGACTTTTTGGACAGCTTTTTCGAGGCGGAAACGCTGTTGGAGCAGTTTCGCCCGATGTATGCAGAGCTGCACACCCTGCGTAGCAAAATTCGGGAACTAGAGAAAAGCGGACAGCAGCGCGAACAGCGCATTGATATGCTTCGATATCAGATAGATGAAATCGAAGCGGCACAGCTGCAGCCGGGAGAGGAAGAAATGCTGACCGAACGGCGGCAATTTTTTGAAAATGCCGGACAGCTGGCGTATTCGCTGCAGGCGGCAAGCAAATTGCTTTCCGGCGGCGAAGAAGATGACGGCGCGATGGACTTGCTGTCGCGCGCGGCAGACGAATTGGCTGATGTGGCGGCGTTATCTCAGGACTTGAATAATTTGTCGCAAAAAGCCGAAGAAGCGCGCTATCAGGTCGAGGATTTGGCGGCATCGGTCGCTATGCTGGCGGCAGATGTCGATTTTTCGCCCAAGGAGCGCGATGCCGTAGAAGAACGGCTGGATGTGATTTACCGTCTGCGCCGCAAGTATGGCGCAACCATCGAAGAAGTGCTCTCTTATCATGACAAGGCATCCAAAGAGCTGGGCGAGTTGGAAAATGCGGATGACCGCAAGGACGAGATGATGGAGGAATACCATCGGACGCTGACCCGCGCGCGAGAAATCGCCAGCGAGTTGTCCAAGCGCCGCAGACAGGCAGCGGAGGAGCTGGAAACAAAGATTGTTGCGCAGCTCAAGGATCTGGATATGCCGAAGGTTCGCATCAGCATTCAAGTCTCCAGCCAGACCAAGCTCAATCCGCACGGCATGGATGAAGTGCGCTTTTTGATTTCGACCAATCCGGGCGAACCGGTCAAGCCGCTGAGCAAGATTGCATCGGGCGGTGAGTTGTCCCGCATCATGCTGGCGATAAAAAATGTCTTGACGCAGACGGAAGATGTGGGTACACTTATTTTTGATGAGATTGATACCGGCGTCAGCGGCAGAGCGGCGCAAAAGATTGCGCTCAAGCTCGGAGAAATTTCACGCAGAAAGCAAACGCTGTGCGTCACACATTTGCCGCAGCTGGCTGCGATGGGTGATCATCACTTGCTCATCAAAAAATCGCTGTCGGAAGAATATACGTTTACCGACGTGTTCTCTCTGACCGAGGAAGAACGGGTGAGCGAGCTGGCGCGTATGCTGTCCGGTGATGCCATCACGGAGCTCTCCATGCAAAACGCCGCGGAGCTGCTGGAACGCGCGGCGGCAAACAAGAAAAAGTAA
- a CDS encoding arginine repressor, whose protein sequence is MKFQRQAKILELIETNEIETQEELSSRLRLLGYETTQATVSRDIKELRLIKILSPSGKYRYATSAQEAENSYASRLQNIFRECVTSVAAAQNLVVIKTFPALAPAAANAIDAMRLPNALGSISGDDTVFIAMKDNESAVEFCEATKKNLK, encoded by the coding sequence ATGAAATTTCAACGCCAAGCAAAGATTTTGGAACTCATTGAGACCAATGAGATTGAGACGCAGGAGGAACTTTCCTCGCGCCTGCGTCTGTTAGGCTATGAGACCACACAGGCGACGGTTTCCCGCGATATCAAGGAACTGCGTCTGATTAAAATTCTGTCTCCGTCCGGCAAATATCGCTATGCGACATCTGCACAAGAGGCAGAGAACAGTTATGCCAGCCGCTTGCAGAACATCTTTCGAGAGTGTGTAACCAGCGTTGCAGCGGCACAGAATCTGGTCGTGATTAAGACGTTTCCGGCGCTGGCGCCTGCGGCAGCCAATGCGATTGATGCCATGCGGCTTCCCAACGCACTGGGCTCTATCAGCGGCGATGACACGGTATTCATTGCAATGAAGGACAACGAGAGCGCGGTTGAATTTTGCGAAGCTACCAAGAAAAACTTGAAATAA